One genomic window of Meles meles chromosome 3, mMelMel3.1 paternal haplotype, whole genome shotgun sequence includes the following:
- the GPRIN1 gene encoding G protein-regulated inducer of neurite outgrowth 1 yields MRDCCPSQQKASPAPPRHNPAPSPAMDSRHSSSSGAGEGVSCSEGPGGSLAYIPPQEAASKETLGAHGALVSGTQEATFSEKPEPVSSVKTDPSSLENRNPLFLEKMESKSSKPADSTSIGKEAAGSLRTADPVFIVKTEPAVLGKGDPVASGRMDPVAPRKEDPGPLGKVDPVCSDKVEPVSPGKEVPVSSATSDPEFPRKEEPWCSGKELPVASEEAAPAFVGKGDLVSLGKRAPGPSGKMDPGSLENTDSATAGKLDPASLATLTPGPSGKTGPVSPGIVALGSSGRMEPTHLGMTDSLSVGSAETGSLTKEEAQFPRKIEPASLGKGDPMSMSVTKTVSAGQVDAVFSGKMEPTSLKNVDPVSSGKVGLVSLGKVDLVSSGKPEPLSPGEVTETVSTRKEDPVPSTKVDPISVGNTKTSSSGKVNPELKGRLDPVPSGPGNPKFLGTAGSSSSVKAETVTERKTEPLSLEKAGPMGSGMVGPTASGKADAMALGKADTVSRGKAKSVPLGEVDSVSGKVTPVTLEKTAPAPLGKGEAVLEGKMDPLPPEKGNPMNSAKVDPRASGKADPKSEGKAETKPFGQEGPASSGRAETAPLRKEKPLALEKGEPEASGNVDPTASGKVGPLIPGKAEAVPSRKAEPPSSGKLGPLTVEKAEASSSSKQSDGKPCAPGPSPAGTGSGGGLLEPVPEPSAEASGLGQKDLVAAGAERSPGPEAIGPPPGPRTRDNFTKAPSWEASAPPREDAGTQAGAQACVSVAVSPMSPQDGAGGPAFSFQAAPRAPSPAPRPPSRRDAGLQVSLGAAETRSVATGPMTPQAAAPPAAPPAFPEVRVRPGSALAAAVAPQEAAEPVRDVSWDEKGMTWEVYGAAMEVEVLGMAIQKHLERQIEEHGRQGAPAPPPAARPGPGRAGSVRAAPPEGPAKRPPGLFRALLQSVRRPRCCSRAGPTAE; encoded by the coding sequence TCCCCAAGAGGCAGCCAGCAAAGAGACACTGGGGGCACATGGAGCCTTGGTCTCAGGGACACAAGAAGCCACCTTCTCTGAGAAGCCAGAGCCTGTGTCCTCAGTGAAAACTGATCCCTCATCCTTGGAAAACAGaaatcctttgtttttggagaagATGGAGTCCAAGTCTTCAAAGCCGGCAGATTCCACTTCCATAGGAAAGGAAGCTGCTGGGTCCTTGAGAACAGCAGATCCTGTATTTATAGTAAAGACAGAGCCTGCAGTCTTGGGAAAAGGGGATCCTGTGGCTTCTGGAAGGATGGATCCTGTGGCCCCAAGGAAGGAGGATCCTGGACCCTTAGGGAAGGTAGATCCTGTGTGCTCTGACAAGGTGGAACCAGTGTCCCCAGGGAAGGAGGTCCCTGTATCCTCTGCCACATCGGACCCTGAGTTCCCAAGAAAGGAGGAGCCCTGGTGCTCAGGAAAAGAACTTCCTGTGGCCTCAGAAGAGGCAGCTCCAGCATTTGTGGGAAAGGGAGATCTTGTGTCCTTGGGAAAGAGAGCGCCTGGGCCCTCAGGAAAGATGGATCCTGGGTCCTTGGAAAACACAGATTCTGCAACTGCAGGAAAGCTGGATCCTGCCTCCTTGGCAACACTGACTCCAGGGCCATCAGGCAAAACTGGGCCTGTGTCTCCGGGAATAGTGGCTCTGGGGTCCTCAGGAAGGATGGAGCCTACTCACTTGGGGATGACAGATTCTCTATCTGTTGGAAGTGCAGAAACTGGGTCCTTGACAAAAGAGGAAGCTCAGTTCCCCAGGAAGATAGAGCCTGCCTCCTTGGGAAAGGGAGATCCCATGTCGATGAGCGTGACAAAAACTGTGTCTGCTGGGCAGGTGGATGCTGTATTTTCAGGAAAGATGGAACCGACGTCTTTGAAAAATGTGGATCCTGTATCTTCAGGCAAGGTGGGTCTGGTGTCTTTGGGAAAGGTGGATCTGGTGTCCTCCGGAAAGCCAGAGCCCTTGTCTCCTGGGGAGGTGACAGAAACTGTCTCAACACGAAAGGAGGACCCAGTGCCCTCCACCAAGGTAGATCCCATTTCTGTGGGAAATACAAAAACATCATCTTCTGGAAAAGTGAATCCTGAATTGAAAGGAAGGTTAGACCCTGTGCCCTCAGGTCCAGGGAATCCCAAATTCTTGGGGACAGCGGGATCCTCATCCTCTGTCAAAGCTGAGACAGTGACTGAGAGGAAAACAGAGCCGCTGTCCTTAGAGAAGGCAGGTCCTATGGGCTCTGGAATGGTGGGTCCCACAGCCTCGGGAAAGGCTGACGCCATGGCCTTGGGCAAGGCAGACACTGTGAGCAGAGGGAAGGCAAAAAGTGTTCCCCTTGGAGAAGTAGACTCTGTGTCTGGAAAAGTGACCCCCGTGACTCTAGAAAAAACAGCCCCGGCACCcttgggaaaaggagaagctgtCCTGGAGGGAAAGATGGATCCTTTGCCCCCAGAGAAGGGGAATCCTATGAACTCCGCAAAGGTGGATCCCAGGGCCTCAGGGAAGGCAGATCCCAAGTCTGAGGGCAAAGCAGAAACAAAGCCCTTTGGGCAGGAGGGCCCTGCTTCATCGGGAAGGGCAGAGACTGCACCTCTGCGGAAGGAGAAGCCGCTGGCCTTGGAGAAAGGGGAGCCGGAGGCCTCAGGAAACGTAGACCCTACTGCCTCTGGGAAGGTGGGGCCTTTGATTCCAGGGAAGGCTGAGGCCGTGCCTTCAAGAAAGGCAGAGCCCCCCTCTTCCGGGAAGTTGGGTCCCCTGACTgtggagaaggcagaggcctcctcctcctccaagcaGTCAGATGGCAAACCCTGCGCCCCAGGCCCTTCTCCCGCGGGAACCGGGAGTGGCGGAGGCCTCTTGGAGCCAGTGCCAGAGCCCAGCGCAGAGGCCTCCGGCCTAGGCCAGAAAGACCTGGTGGCCGCTGGGGCCGAGAGAAGCCCCGGCCCAGAGGCCATAGGGCCCCCGCCCGGGCCGCGGACTCGCGACAACTTCACTAAGGCGCCGTCGTGGGAGGCGAGCGCCCCACCGCGGGAGGACGCGGGGACGCAGGCGGGCGCGCAGGCCTGCGTGTCGGTGGCCGTGAGCCCCATGTCTCCGCAGGACGGCGCGGGCGGCCCGGCCTTCAGCTTCCAGGCGGCACCTcgcgcgcccagccccgcgcCCAGGCCACCCTCGCGCCGGGACGCGGGCCTGCAGGTGTCGCTGGGCGCCGCCGAGACGCGCTCCGTAGCCACGGGGCCCATGACGCCGCAGGCGGCCGCGCCGCCGGCAGCGCCGCCCGCCTTCCCCGAAGTGCGGGTGCGGCCCGGCTCCGCGCTGGCGGCCGCCGTGGCGCCCCAGGAGGCGGCCGAGCCGGTGCGCGACGTGAGCTGGGACGAAAAGGGCATGACGTGGGAGGTGTACGGCGCCGCCATGGAGGTGGAGGTCCTGGGCATGGCCATCCAGAAGCATCTGGAGCGACAGATCGAGGAGCACGGCCGCCAAGGggcgcccgcgccgccgcccgccgcccgcccgggTCCTGGCCGTGCAGGCTCGGTGCGCGCTGCGCCCCCCGAGGGTCCCGCCAAGCGCCCGCCTGGCCTCTTCCGAGCGCTGCTGCAGAGTGTGCGCCGGCCCAGGTGCtgctcccgagccggacccacggcCGAGTGA